One Phycisphaera mikurensis NBRC 102666 DNA window includes the following coding sequences:
- a CDS encoding VIT1/CCC1 transporter family protein → MPVRAENSETPTPTPHEQPHRTQRAGWLRAAVLGGNDGVVSVASVVVGVASGGADAETIALAGTAALVAGAVSMAAGEYVSVRSQADLEAAELELERRALVDHPGEELDELAAVYEGRGLRPELAREVAAALTAHDALAAHARDEMGISDALAARPTVAAAASAAAFVAGGVLPLLAAVLTPHDWTFWLVPAATLLTLAGLGGLAGHAGGASVLRGAWRVTFWGAAAMALTAAVGRLFGVG, encoded by the coding sequence TTGCCCGTGCGTGCCGAGAACTCCGAGACGCCGACGCCGACGCCCCACGAGCAGCCGCACCGCACGCAGCGGGCGGGGTGGCTGCGGGCGGCGGTGCTCGGCGGCAACGACGGCGTGGTGTCGGTGGCGAGCGTGGTGGTGGGCGTGGCCAGCGGCGGGGCCGACGCCGAGACGATCGCTCTGGCGGGGACGGCGGCGCTCGTGGCGGGCGCGGTGTCGATGGCGGCGGGCGAGTACGTGAGCGTGCGGAGCCAGGCGGACCTGGAGGCGGCGGAGCTGGAGCTGGAGCGGCGGGCGCTCGTGGACCACCCCGGCGAGGAGCTCGACGAGCTGGCGGCGGTGTACGAGGGCCGGGGGCTGAGGCCGGAGCTCGCGCGCGAGGTGGCGGCGGCGCTCACGGCCCATGATGCGCTGGCCGCCCACGCCCGCGACGAGATGGGCATCAGCGACGCCCTCGCGGCGCGGCCGACGGTGGCCGCGGCGGCGTCGGCCGCGGCCTTCGTGGCCGGCGGGGTGCTGCCGCTGCTCGCGGCGGTGCTCACGCCGCACGACTGGACCTTCTGGCTCGTCCCCGCGGCGACGCTGCTGACGCTGGCCGGGCTCGGCGGGCTGGCCGGGCACGCCGGCGGCGCGAGCGTGCTGCGCGGGGCCTGGCGGGTGACTTTCTGGGGCGCGGCGGCGATGGCCCTGACCGCGGCGGTGGGCCGGCTCTTCGGCGTCGGCTGA
- a CDS encoding tRNA dihydrouridine synthase, with product MLKLGGQPGGPAAVPVAAPFFQAGLAGYSDASMRRIARRHGCPFCVTEAMLDRFLVNGGKGLAAAELDADDRGPDAPIAGQLMGSHPDELAEGARILVKLGYDVVDVNLACPVKKIKKKARGGHLLSVPEEALDILRATMDAVGSEVPVTVKLRRGYDDSPGAEAAFARVFEGAMELGLSGATVHSRTVQQKYVGPGHRPRLREIARRYRLGAFFDGPADGSRFVLGGSGDVWTAADVFAMLDGTGVDWVSVARGCIGNPWVFRQARSVAAERAAGRMRAGEPVDLDALRPPTVFQQRDVLREHFALAVARDGEQHAGRTMRKFGIRFSRHHLDGPAIRQRFIRVKNLAEWEAVLADFYEADGPGVPTRASLPPEAPAAVDAGDALLACG from the coding sequence GGCGGACAACCCGGCGGCCCGGCGGCCGTGCCCGTCGCCGCGCCCTTCTTCCAGGCGGGGCTGGCCGGCTACTCCGACGCGTCGATGCGGCGGATCGCCCGCCGCCACGGCTGCCCCTTCTGCGTCACCGAGGCGATGCTCGACCGCTTCCTCGTGAACGGCGGGAAGGGCCTCGCCGCGGCCGAACTCGACGCGGACGACCGCGGCCCCGACGCCCCGATCGCGGGCCAGCTGATGGGCTCGCACCCCGACGAGCTCGCGGAGGGCGCGAGGATCCTCGTGAAGCTCGGCTACGACGTGGTCGACGTGAACCTCGCCTGCCCGGTGAAGAAGATCAAGAAGAAGGCCCGCGGCGGGCACCTGCTCTCGGTGCCCGAGGAGGCGCTGGACATCCTCCGCGCGACGATGGACGCGGTCGGGTCCGAGGTGCCGGTGACGGTGAAGCTGCGTCGCGGCTACGACGATTCGCCCGGGGCCGAAGCAGCGTTCGCCCGCGTGTTCGAGGGGGCGATGGAGCTGGGGCTCTCCGGGGCGACGGTCCACAGCCGCACGGTGCAGCAGAAGTACGTGGGCCCCGGCCACCGGCCGCGGCTGCGGGAGATCGCCCGGCGGTACCGGCTCGGGGCATTCTTCGACGGGCCCGCGGACGGGTCCCGCTTCGTCCTCGGCGGCTCCGGCGACGTCTGGACGGCGGCCGACGTCTTCGCGATGCTCGACGGCACCGGCGTGGACTGGGTCAGCGTCGCCCGCGGCTGCATCGGCAACCCCTGGGTGTTCCGCCAAGCCCGCTCCGTGGCGGCCGAACGGGCGGCGGGGCGGATGCGGGCCGGCGAGCCGGTCGACCTGGATGCGCTGCGGCCGCCGACGGTCTTCCAGCAGCGCGACGTGCTGCGGGAGCACTTCGCCCTGGCGGTCGCCCGCGACGGCGAGCAGCACGCCGGGCGGACGATGCGCAAGTTCGGCATCCGCTTCAGCCGGCACCACCTCGACGGGCCCGCGATCCGCCAGCGGTTCATCCGCGTGAAGAACCTCGCGGAGTGGGAGGCGGTGCTCGCGGACTTCTACGAGGCCGACGGCCCGGGCGTGCCGACGCGCGCGTCGCTGCCGCCGGAGGCGCCCGCCGCGGTGGACGCGGGCGATGCGCTGCTCGCCTGCGGCTGA